A genomic stretch from Serratia entomophila includes:
- a CDS encoding helix-turn-helix transcriptional regulator: protein MQSEALSGPKALGAFLRAHRERITPEMLGLPSAPRRRTSGLRREELAQISGISATWYTWIEQGREVSISPYTLSRIAKALRLGPAERHYLFTLARVADPEQEQQRETADSAMLQSVHQMTVPCYLLDVTWNILAWNPQAEALFSGWLGQTNTPNLLHFMFFHPLAKTLVSDWELRARRIVAEFRAETSHHQNTEEMRAFVRNMTHNSEAFHHWWKQHDVMAREGGERAFEHPQQGPLRYRQLTFHPAENGSLKLVMLIPLP from the coding sequence ATGCAATCAGAAGCCTTGTCCGGGCCGAAAGCCCTCGGCGCTTTCCTGCGCGCGCATCGTGAACGCATCACGCCCGAGATGCTGGGCCTGCCCAGCGCGCCCCGGCGCCGCACCAGCGGCCTGCGCCGCGAGGAGCTGGCGCAAATCAGCGGCATCAGCGCCACCTGGTATACCTGGATCGAACAGGGCCGCGAGGTTTCCATCTCGCCCTATACGCTGTCGCGTATCGCCAAAGCGCTGCGGCTCGGCCCCGCCGAGCGCCACTATCTGTTCACTCTGGCGCGGGTGGCGGACCCCGAGCAAGAACAGCAGCGGGAAACCGCCGACAGCGCGATGCTGCAAAGCGTGCACCAGATGACGGTGCCCTGCTACCTGCTGGACGTCACCTGGAATATCCTGGCCTGGAACCCGCAGGCGGAAGCCTTGTTCAGCGGCTGGCTGGGCCAAACCAATACCCCCAACCTGCTGCACTTCATGTTCTTCCACCCGCTGGCGAAAACCCTGGTCAGTGATTGGGAACTTCGCGCACGGCGAATAGTGGCCGAGTTCCGCGCCGAAACCAGCCATCACCAGAACACCGAAGAGATGCGCGCCTTCGTGCGCAATATGACCCACAACAGCGAAGCCTTTCATCACTGGTGGAAACAGCATGACGTGATGGCCCGCGAAGGCGGCGAGCGGGCGTTCGAACACCCGCAGCAGGGGCCGCTGCGCTACCGCCAGCTCACCTTCCACCCGGCGGAAAACGGCAGCCTGAAGCTGGTGATGCTGATCCCTTTGCCGTAA
- a CDS encoding class I SAM-dependent methyltransferase: MSNGNSHKNAVESQFGEQANAYLTSAVHAQGRDLQRLSRLLEPHAAARLLDLGCGAGHASFTAAARVAQVVAYDLSAQMLAVVGQAAVEKGLDNIQLQQGVAESLPFEDASFDVVISRYSAHHWQDVGQALREVKRVLKPGGKAIFMDVVSPGHPLLDIYLQTVEVLRDTSHVRNYAPGEWLALLTESGLAVREVTSDRLYLEFGSWVARMRTPAHFVTAIRALQQAVSEEVVEHFAIQPEGSFTSDIMMFEATKG, translated from the coding sequence ATGAGCAACGGCAACAGCCATAAAAATGCGGTAGAAAGCCAGTTTGGCGAGCAGGCCAACGCCTATTTAACCAGTGCGGTGCATGCGCAGGGCCGCGATCTGCAACGCCTGTCGCGTTTGCTGGAACCGCACGCCGCGGCGCGGCTGCTCGATCTGGGCTGCGGCGCCGGGCATGCCAGCTTCACTGCGGCGGCCAGGGTGGCGCAGGTGGTGGCCTACGATTTATCGGCGCAGATGCTGGCGGTGGTGGGCCAGGCGGCGGTGGAAAAAGGCCTGGACAATATCCAACTGCAGCAGGGTGTCGCCGAGTCATTGCCGTTCGAAGACGCCAGCTTTGATGTGGTTATCAGCCGTTATTCCGCCCATCATTGGCAAGATGTGGGCCAGGCGCTGCGCGAAGTGAAACGCGTGCTGAAGCCGGGCGGCAAAGCCATCTTTATGGATGTGGTATCACCGGGGCATCCGCTGTTGGATATCTATCTGCAAACCGTCGAGGTGCTGCGCGATACCTCCCACGTGCGCAATTATGCGCCGGGCGAATGGCTGGCCCTGCTGACCGAATCAGGGTTGGCGGTGCGCGAGGTGACGTCGGATCGACTGTATTTGGAGTTTGGCAGTTGGGTGGCGCGCATGCGCACGCCGGCGCATTTTGTCACGGCGATCCGCGCATTGCAGCAGGCGGTTTCCGAAGAGGTGGTAGAACATTTCGCCATTCAGCCGGAGGGTTCCTTCACCAGCGACATCATGATGTTCGAGGCGACGAAAGGCTAA
- the aqpZ gene encoding aquaporin Z yields MSKRLFAEFFGTFWLVFGGCGSAVLAAAFPQLGIGFLGVALAFGLTVVTMAYAVGHISGGHFNPAITVGLFAGGRFAAKDVIPYVIAQVIGGIAAAAVLYLIASGKAGFDATAGGFASNGYGEHSPGGYSLQSAIVIELVLTAFFLIVIHGVTDKRAPAGFAPLAIGLTLTLIHLISIPVTNTSVNPARSTGVAIFQGTWALQQLWVFWLVPLVGGVIGGLIYRCLLEDKK; encoded by the coding sequence ATGTCAAAGCGACTTTTTGCTGAATTTTTTGGCACATTTTGGTTGGTGTTCGGCGGTTGTGGCAGCGCAGTATTAGCCGCGGCATTTCCACAATTGGGTATTGGTTTTCTCGGTGTAGCGCTCGCTTTCGGCCTTACCGTGGTCACAATGGCTTATGCCGTCGGCCATATTTCTGGCGGGCACTTTAACCCGGCAATCACCGTGGGATTATTCGCCGGCGGCCGCTTTGCGGCTAAAGACGTTATTCCTTACGTTATTGCTCAGGTGATTGGCGGTATTGCCGCTGCTGCAGTGCTGTATTTGATCGCCAGCGGGAAAGCCGGTTTTGACGCTACCGCAGGCGGCTTTGCCTCCAACGGTTACGGTGAACACTCGCCGGGTGGATATTCTCTGCAGTCCGCTATCGTTATTGAATTGGTGCTGACCGCATTCTTCCTGATCGTTATTCACGGCGTTACCGATAAGCGCGCGCCGGCAGGATTTGCACCTTTGGCGATTGGCCTGACGTTAACGCTCATTCACCTGATCAGCATTCCGGTTACCAATACTTCAGTTAACCCGGCGCGCAGCACCGGCGTGGCAATCTTCCAGGGTACCTGGGCATTGCAACAGCTGTGGGTATTCTGGCTGGTGCCATTGGTCGGCGGCGTTATCGGCGGCCTGATTTATCGTTGCCTGCTGGAAGACAAAAAGTAA
- a CDS encoding esterase-like activity of phytase family protein, producing the protein MKIKSSSLLIASLFPVFSYAADVEVARYVVSFPGGERVSYQGAFAKNFPQGLPMGIGSGLAFNGRKDGDLLLTTLTDRGPNADAPRVGEQEAKIFANPQFTPLLMDIRIGGGKAVAGNPRPLHDEQGPIGGLPLPGELIGATNEVALSDTLQALHGDRRGLDTEGVTGDGNGGYWLCDEYGPFLIHVDGQGKILAKHGPTALPGEQAVAGGLPNIIKWRQPNRGFEGLTRLPDGRILAAVQSTLDVDGKSKNKAQFTRLVSFDPANGKTAMYGYPIDIDSYKKAKDAKIGDIVALDNQRILLIEQGTDKDKQMINKIYLVDLAQASDLSEFDGKGKALEFDDAKALAKRGVKLAQKREVVDLRKLGWRQEKVEGLTLIDERTLAVINDNDFGLQAKLVDPQPKGKKIDDYQLDKQGRLRLDGEKVSTSIELRPLAQPESLSELWVLTLPQALK; encoded by the coding sequence ATGAAAATAAAGTCGTCTTCGTTGCTGATTGCCTCGCTGTTTCCCGTGTTTTCTTACGCCGCCGATGTCGAAGTGGCGCGCTATGTCGTCAGCTTTCCCGGCGGTGAACGCGTCAGTTATCAAGGGGCGTTCGCCAAAAATTTCCCGCAGGGATTACCGATGGGGATAGGCTCCGGCCTGGCGTTCAATGGCCGGAAAGACGGGGATTTGCTGCTGACTACCCTGACCGACCGCGGCCCTAACGCCGATGCGCCAAGGGTGGGCGAGCAGGAAGCGAAAATTTTTGCCAATCCGCAATTCACGCCGCTGTTGATGGATATCCGCATCGGCGGCGGCAAGGCCGTCGCCGGCAACCCGCGGCCGCTGCATGATGAGCAGGGGCCGATCGGCGGGCTGCCGCTGCCGGGCGAACTGATCGGCGCCACCAATGAAGTGGCGCTGAGCGATACGCTGCAAGCGTTGCACGGCGACCGGCGCGGGCTGGACACCGAGGGCGTCACCGGCGACGGCAACGGCGGCTACTGGTTATGCGATGAATACGGCCCGTTCCTGATCCACGTCGACGGCCAGGGCAAGATCCTCGCCAAGCATGGGCCGACGGCGCTGCCGGGCGAACAGGCGGTGGCCGGTGGCCTGCCGAACATCATCAAATGGCGCCAGCCGAATCGCGGTTTTGAAGGGCTGACCCGTCTGCCGGACGGGCGCATTCTGGCGGCGGTGCAAAGCACGCTGGACGTGGACGGCAAGAGCAAAAACAAGGCGCAGTTCACTCGTCTGGTCAGCTTTGATCCGGCCAATGGCAAAACCGCGATGTACGGTTACCCGATCGATATCGACAGCTATAAAAAGGCCAAGGACGCCAAGATCGGCGACATTGTCGCGCTGGATAATCAGCGCATTTTGCTGATTGAGCAGGGAACGGATAAAGACAAGCAGATGATCAACAAGATCTACCTGGTCGATCTCGCGCAGGCCAGCGATCTGAGCGAGTTCGACGGCAAGGGCAAGGCGCTGGAGTTCGACGATGCCAAGGCGCTCGCCAAGCGCGGCGTGAAGCTGGCGCAAAAGCGCGAAGTGGTGGATCTGCGCAAGCTGGGCTGGCGCCAGGAGAAAGTTGAAGGGCTGACGCTGATTGACGAGCGTACGCTGGCGGTGATCAACGATAACGACTTCGGCCTGCAGGCAAAATTGGTTGACCCGCAGCCGAAGGGCAAGAAGATCGACGATTATCAGCTGGATAAGCAGGGGCGCCTGCGCCTGGACGGTGAAAAGGTGTCGACAAGCATTGAACTGCGCCCGTTGGCCCAGCCGGAGTCGCTGAGCGAGCTTTGGGTGCTGACGCTGCCTCAGGCGTTGAAATAA
- a CDS encoding low temperature requirement protein A: MSQALLRVRDGRGASVSFSELLFDLIYVFAVTQLSHYLLHHLTLTGALETLLLWFAVWLAWQYTAWVTNWFNPDTRQIRLLLFAIMLLGLFAAAALPQAFGERGLIFALFYVAIQVGRSLAVLKLLEAGHPLKQNFRRILGWLCISAVFWLGGGLAEGNMRLLLWAIAVLCEYVSPMFGFRLPVLGRSDSSSEWTIEGHHLAERCQLFVIVALGETILITGSTLSEMEVWSAPTLIASLVAFIGSLAMWWVYFDTSSKAGSHAISQAENPGQLGANFHYVHVVLVGAIIVCAVANELVIAHPDGPMQNTRVAVLILGPAIYLFANALYKRLVYRRFPLSHLVGLIALAVLTPIAYFTDLLMVNGLTTLIMVAVAIWESISRGRTPHRREQAGF, translated from the coding sequence ATGTCGCAAGCCTTACTGCGTGTGCGCGATGGTCGTGGCGCCTCGGTTTCGTTCTCGGAACTGCTATTCGATCTGATCTACGTTTTTGCCGTTACCCAACTTTCCCACTACCTGTTGCACCATCTGACGCTTACCGGCGCGCTGGAAACGCTGCTGCTGTGGTTTGCCGTCTGGCTGGCCTGGCAATATACCGCCTGGGTCACCAACTGGTTTAATCCGGATACCCGCCAGATCCGCCTGTTGCTGTTCGCCATTATGCTGTTGGGGCTGTTCGCCGCCGCGGCGCTGCCGCAGGCCTTCGGTGAACGCGGGCTGATCTTCGCCCTGTTCTACGTCGCGATTCAGGTCGGGCGTTCGCTGGCGGTGCTGAAGCTATTGGAGGCCGGGCACCCGTTGAAGCAAAACTTCCGGCGCATTCTCGGCTGGCTGTGCATCTCCGCGGTATTTTGGCTTGGCGGCGGCCTGGCGGAAGGCAATATGCGCCTGCTGCTGTGGGCTATCGCCGTACTCTGTGAATACGTTTCGCCAATGTTCGGCTTCCGCCTGCCGGTGCTTGGCCGTTCAGACAGCAGCAGCGAGTGGACCATTGAGGGCCACCACCTGGCGGAACGCTGCCAGCTGTTTGTGATTGTCGCACTGGGGGAAACCATTCTGATCACCGGCTCCACCCTGAGCGAGATGGAAGTCTGGAGCGCGCCGACGCTGATCGCCTCGCTGGTCGCTTTTATCGGCAGCCTGGCGATGTGGTGGGTCTATTTCGACACCAGCAGCAAAGCCGGCAGCCACGCCATCAGCCAGGCGGAAAACCCCGGCCAACTGGGCGCCAATTTCCATTATGTGCATGTGGTGCTGGTTGGCGCGATCATCGTCTGCGCCGTGGCCAACGAATTGGTGATCGCTCATCCCGACGGCCCTATGCAAAACACCCGGGTGGCGGTGCTGATCCTCGGCCCGGCCATCTATCTGTTCGCCAATGCGCTGTATAAGCGGTTAGTGTATCGCCGCTTCCCGCTGTCGCATCTGGTGGGGTTAATAGCACTGGCGGTGTTGACGCCCATCGCCTATTTCACCGATCTGCTGATGGTCAACGGCCTGACCACCCTGATTATGGTGGCGGTAGCGATTTGGGAGAGCATTTCACGCGGCAGAACGCCGCATCGCCGGGAGCAGGCCGGCTTCTGA
- a CDS encoding YdgH/BhsA/McbA family protein: MKLLPSIAAVAIATASFATFAAPLSSVTQVNSEQAAGLQSIGVVSVSGVSGSPHDAIHALKEKAAADGASHYRIIGLDTPGDSSNWRGNAEIYR, encoded by the coding sequence ATGAAACTATTACCCAGCATCGCAGCCGTAGCGATCGCCACCGCTTCCTTTGCCACCTTCGCCGCGCCGCTGTCGTCGGTTACGCAGGTGAACAGCGAACAGGCCGCCGGCCTGCAAAGCATCGGCGTAGTCTCGGTTTCCGGCGTCAGCGGATCGCCGCATGACGCGATCCACGCGCTGAAAGAAAAGGCCGCGGCGGATGGCGCCAGCCATTATCGCATTATCGGTCTGGACACCCCCGGGGATTCCAGCAACTGGCGCGGCAATGCGGAAATTTATCGCTAA